Proteins co-encoded in one Heptranchias perlo isolate sHepPer1 chromosome 9, sHepPer1.hap1, whole genome shotgun sequence genomic window:
- the ntmt2 gene encoding N-terminal Xaa-Pro-Lys N-methyltransferase 2, with protein MGEKMEWKRAHDAFKSRWDRTDDVMCRHSMSFFLHKTIRSDFFASYLFLLERLPLVKLFTLTSEVINGEMQFYARAKRFYEEVPATEEGMMGDFLELNSIDVEASSMFLRKFVGGPGKAETKYALDCGCGIGRVTRHVLLPIFSSVDVVDMMDNFLYEALSYIGRDVKKVKDYFCCALQDFTPPIKKYDVIWIQWVTGHLTDKDLMGFLIKCKCSLKDDGVIIIKDNVGRHGCVLDQTDSSVIREIEILKHITAKSDLEIICAEKQLDIPEQFVPVWMMALK; from the exons ATGGGAGAAAAGATGGAATGGAAAAGAGCCCACGACGCTTTTAAATCGCGGTGGGATAGAACCGACGACGTTATGTGCCGCCACAGCATGTCTTTCTTCCTTCATAAAACCATCAGGAGTGACTTTTTTGCGAGTTACCTCTTCCTCTTGGAGAGATTGCCTTTGG TGAAACTGTTCACTTTGACAAGTGAAGTTATTAATGGTGAAATGCAGTTCTACGCCAGAGCCAAACGCTTCTATGAAGAGGTGCCAGCAACAGAGGAGGGTATGATGGGAGACTTTTTGGAACTCAACAGCATAGATGTGGAGGCCTCCAGTATGTTTCTGAGGAAGTTTGTAGGA GGACCAGGAAAGGCTGAAACCAAATATGCCTTGGACTGTGGCTGTGGCATTGGCAGAGTCACCAGACATGTCCTGCTGCCTATTTTCTCCTCTGTTGATGTGGTGGACATGATGGATAACTTTTTATATGAGGCTCTTTCCTACATAGGAAGAGATGTGAAAAAAGTGAAGGATTACTTCTGCTGTGCCTTACAGGACTTCACTCCACCCATCAAAAAATATGACGTCATCTGGATTCAGTGGGTCACAG GACATTTAACCGATAAGGACCTGATGGGATTCTTAATAAAATGCAAGTGCAGCCTGAAGGATGATGGAGTTATCATCATCAAAGATAATGTTGGTCGACACGGATGCGTCCTAGACCAAACAGACAGTAGTGTGATCCGGGAAATTGAGATTCTGAAGCACATCACAGCAAAATCTGATCTGGAGATCATCTGTGCGGAGAAACAGCTGGACATCCCTGAACAGTTTGTACCTGTGTGGATGATGGCCTTGAAATAA